The Salvelinus alpinus chromosome 10, SLU_Salpinus.1, whole genome shotgun sequence genome includes the window TCATGGCAGAAAATTGTCAGTTCCCAGCTACTTAAGACAAAATCCGGGGAGGTGGTGGAGAGTGATGTATCGCTAAAAGAAGACCAATTGGCCTCCTTTTGTTACACTAAATTGCAAGTGAAGTGCTGAAGTTTGAACAGTGTTATTCTGAGGCATGATGTAGCGTACAATATAAGTGAAATTACGATTTCTATGGTGAACAGTAGCATAgctctagcctggttccagatcaaagtgtgctgtatagccaactcctatggttgATGCGACCATTGGCTATAAAGCACAAGTTCAACTTTACTTTAGTGGGTTAGTGGAGAGAGCGAGTCTACAGTGGTTTAGAGCGACGAGGGGCCGGGGCTTTTAGCCAGCTAGCCTATCTTACCCGGCCTCTTTCCAGAACTTTGGGCCGGCGGAGACCTTTGTTGACGAACACAGGCTGCTGAGGCTTGTTGTGGGTTGAGGCCACCTGCATCTCGGGGTAGATGGTGTCCAGGTACCACTTGAAAGAGTGGCACTGCAGCCGTTGGCGCACCGCCTGCCGCTCGCTGATGTCACCGTAGGCGCGTTCCCGGAGCTCCGGCCTCAGGTTGAAGTACTGCTCCTGATTGGACGAGACAAAAAAATGTGAGGTTGATTGCTATTGAAACGTTAATTGCCATTACACAATTAATATAGCTGCATCTCTGTTGTCTGTAAAAGCACATGGTTTACTAAATAAAGTTAGTTTGTAAACAAACATTATCAGAAAAGCTGAATAAACCTAAAACATACAAACCACTAGCTAATAGTAGTGCAAGACTCAAGTCTTTCAGAGGTAAGATTCAAATTGGGCTAAGCAATAATAAAACCAAGATGTTTACCTTGATTGAGAATCTGTTTGATACATCCTGATTTGGGCCAGCTGTTTCCGTGGATAAAAAGCCTGTCCCAGTCTCTGATTAGTGTGGTAATGGAGAAGCCAGAACCCTAACCTCATCTTAACCCTCTGGAAGATTTCAACACTACTCTGCTGTACTAAAAATTCATAGTGGGGGATGGCAATTTATGAATCACACTCTTAGttcaaatgtactgtatatcatttcaaagtggaaagaAACAAATGGAGGTTGGGGAAAGAGCACAGAAGAGAGACTACACGGCAGCGTCCATAATCTTCCTGGAAACAGCGGCACTCTTGTGGATGCCTTATGTGCCCCTAAGGCACCAAGACCTAATGATTAAGTATTAACTAATAATAGTCAAGGCCTCTGTGCACACTGCTTAGTTTGGTAACAATAACCGTCCACACACTGAGGGGAAATGAGAAAGCAAATTCAGACTCAATCGTTGTGAGACGATGAGGTGTGTGAAAGGGAGATCACAATGCAATTAGCTTACTTTCCAATTAGATCGGCAATTTTCAGACCGTGGAAAGCAATTATAGCTCTCCTTTGTAGCTTGGAAAGGAACAAACATCACTGTGCTGATAAAGACATGGAGCTGAGAGTAATTAGAAGAAATGGTGAACCCATTGGAAGTTTCCTTTGCTTATGACCATAGATGGCTTGGGGGCTATAATAGAAGCCTCTGGGAAAAATAACATGTGAAAAGTGATTTCTTCAGATCAGTGGTTTTCAGTCTAGGCTATTACCTATTACAGGCCACCAGCATGGAAGATCAGTGTgtactagggctgggcgatatggccaaaatatcatatcgcAATATTTTCCACATTTGACGGTATTTTAGGTTTTTGAATAATACAATTTGTAAATATTGTTTATGAGCAATGCATGGCAACACATTAAgtgtttttattttaccaggaagatttggcatgggtccccagatcctcaaaacgttctacagctgcaccatcgagagcctcctgaccagttgcatcaacgcctggtatggcaactgctcggcatatggcccagtacatcactggggccaagcttcctgacatccaggacctatatactaggaggtgtcagaggaaggcccaaaaaatggtcaaagattccagtcatagactgctctctatgctaccgcacagcaagtggtaccggagcgccaattctaggaccaaaaggctccttaacagctacacaaaagccataagactgctgaacaactaatcaaaatggccacctggactatttacatttacaaaccacctgtttttacactgctgctactcgctgttcattatctatgcagtcagattaacctgtacccccacccaTTGACTGCTCTGACTATGTACATTTAGCATTAGAGGCTAACACGATTTATTTTAACCACAAaaaatacaaactagctgtttgcagatagTAAGATACATGAACTAAACTAATAGTGTAGCTTCCATTTTCAGGCCATCAGACTCTTAAAACAGTCATCACTAACTGGCCTCCGCCCAGtaacctgccctgaaccttagacattgtcactagccggctaccacccggtactctaccctgcaccttagagactgctgctctATGTACATAGAGTCGTAGAACTgccgtgtctttggctatgccggattaagtgatatgacatgctattctataaaatcctttctctgtaattaatattacctgattgagctaatcatgtaaatgtaattaactagaaagtcgaggcaccacaaaataatatttatagagcagttatcttccgaataaactcttaaagatctagtaatattttacatcaatagcagttaatattaatcgtcaccttatttcagtctcatcagaaagtaaattcttggttatcttcacgaaccctggctaacaagttgaatcagcaatacaaaaattgggtttaattatttatttaccaaATACCTAACTAaccacacagaatgaatcataccttgattacaaattatgtcaaaggaaaacgtccctagcggaaggaacagatatgacagctggttacacaaagaaaggggggttgggtttgagtgaaagagcgggaagactgaagaacaaagggagagctatgtctctatcgggccgttggcagctactctatcgtaaatacagaatcttatgcattctaaattaccatttaccatttggaaaaggaaaatgcaataaatatttactagAGAGTGTCGAGtagagtgtctctggtggtgaatGGGAAACATTGTAGTGATACTCTGTCcttcctttcctagcccacgtttacagcggctgctgctaactcaacggctaggaggtatcacttctgtagggaataagagttcaaagttcataccattcgcaaccaaagctcacgctgaggttggcttcgttctgtagttattatctgaatccttctgacatcggaccgtcgtcctaatgtacccggaacaggaggttacattttcgtcaagggcttatatagtggagggagaagggtgtgtttcatagtttataacgcatgtctcttcacaggggcgggccactgattgagcagagctctaattttatgaaaacccaattctctcatttggaagctaaaattacatttaatcatttcacaaatagtttcatttaaattgcacaacaattccatgtgaatctgataactataatgtgtagactttcccagatacagtttatgtcatcagtcataatgtctcagatgacaaccgaactgacatcatattcattaagttccaacgcatattttcaactggttctattaccgaaatatggttcctttccctccacttgtttgatgttcccagactctctatgtctAATAAAGGCTATTCAAGCGTCCCTcagtagagtcaagagagagggaagggagaaaggtatttatggaggggggtcataaaccttacccacaggccaacgtcatgacagaacACTGGTCACATACTGTTTTACCActttgtgtatatactgtattctagtcatggctcatcctatataactactgcagtacacaccttttctattcatttcCTGTCTATAAACACACACCCTTTACATATTTATtcatattccggactctgacattgctcattctgatatttcttgtttgttttttggATTGTGTGTATtgctgcactgctggagctagaaacataagcatttcactgcaccagcaataacatctgcaaaactgTGTACTTGACCAATAAACATGGATTAGATTTttatagaacgcttgtggatttatattaaggaGCAAAGTGGAAAGCATTATCGTTGTCACCATCATGTATCTgcagcattgaccatgcagacacTCACTGTGAGTGAATGGCAAGTGAAATGGTTGTGACTCGTAGTAGAGCACTCTGGGATTGGTGTGTGTGGAAGGAGAAAGACGACTCGGCGTAGTGGCATAGGACATtaaacaaaccaaacattgaaataccGTTATAAAAAAGTAAAAAACCAAAACTGGTCCATGCATCAAATACCGGTAGAGTAAAATACGCTATACCGCCCAGCCTGTACTACTACTCCGTACATGTACCTTGTATTCATCCATCCATACGTGGGCCAAGCGCAGGGAGTTGTGGGCCATGGTGTCCTGACCTCCGGGTGACCCGTAGGGCCGCCGTTTACGAAATATATGACCAACCCGTGAACAGGGAATGATCAGGAGCTGGCCCCCACACATCCATAtctgagaaagggagagacaatTCAAATGCATTGTATGAACACACATTCAGCAGTTCAGAAAATATTTGAATTCTTGGTTAGAGCGCCAGCGCACTTCATCTAAGCTATATTATATGCATGTTGTGAATAACCTCCTACTGTAGACCACACACATTCATGACTTTGAGCTTCTATATAGAAAAACTCAAACCCCTTTTACTTAAACCATGCAGGAGCAGATTCTATGGCCAAATATACCACTATGAAgatgactctacaaacttgttgaacgcatttgcagtttgttttgtccaaatacttacgACACCTTCAAATGGGAGGGGGGGCTAGATACATAAAGTACTTTCATTTCTAAATGATagaacagatatgtatgaaaatacactTAAATAAAGTGACACTGTACTATCGCCTCATAATTTATTATCTAAAATaaaaaatgctggagtatagagccaataTTCAACGTTTTAGCTtaactgtccaaataaatatgtaggGGAGTGAAAGTCTGACCAAACATCAGCTCCATTTCCCATAGTAGAGAGCCATATGGTTCATGTAATCTGACAATGTTTCACATAgagctcaggaccttagactggcgaaggttcaccttccaacaggacaacgaccctaagcacacagccaagacaacacaggagtggcttcagggacaagtgtctgaatgtccttgagtggcccagccagagcccggacttgaacccgatcgaacatctctggagggacctgaaaatagctgtgcagcgacgacccccatccaacttgacagagcttgaggatctgcagagaagaatgggagaaactccccaaatacaggtctgccaagcttgtagcgtcatacccaagaagactcaaggctgtaatcactgccgaagacgattcaacaaagtactgagtaaagggtctgcatACTTTTGTAAATCTGATATTTACATTttgaatttttaatacatttgcaaaaatgtctaaaaacctgtttttgctttgtcattatagggtattgagtggagataaaataaaatacagccttaatctaaaatggattaaacatttgacacgtaacaaaatgtggttaaAGTCAcgaggtttgaatactttccgactgcacCGTACATAATGTTTCCTTAGTGAAGTAATATACTGTACTCTCTTTTCAAATAGGGTAACATAGCAAGACATGAGAAGGTAGTCTTGCCAAGAATATTCAAACAGGACTGGAAGAGAAATGTCCAACTCTGATGTGGTAATAGTTACTAAAAACTCTGAGGCGAGAAAGGAATTTTTGTTGGAGAGATTCATGTAGCCAAGCCAATATATAGTTTCCAGCCTGCGGCAATCCAACTCAAATGGACCAAAACGTAATATAGAGAAATAAACTTGCCTTTGGCTGTcagttaaaacattttatttaattctGTATTTTTCTTAGGGGAAGAAAAGCTTGACTTTGACAAGGCAAAGCCTTAGACTAAATGAGCTAAAACGTGGGTAAATAAACCAAGTGTCTTGAGCTTATGACGAGTGGTTGACATGTCACAGCTCATTTGACCAGGTGCATGTGTGCTCCCCACCTAGTTGATTTGGCACCCCTCCTAAAACGGGAAAAATATGTTCAATTGAAAGGGTGGGTGTCACTTTGGGAGCATCTGTACCCTGCCTAAGAATAACATGAAGCAGACATGTTGTGTATGTTATGTGACAGAGTGTACACACTACGGAGACAGACTGTGTCGTGTGAAAGGCAGTGAGTATGTGTGACCCTTTTATTTACCCGGAAGGAGATCTCGAGGTTCTCGCCTCCCCAGATGTCCATGCCGCTGTCGTATTGGCCCAGCTCGTTAAAGTACTTCCTGTCCATGGCAAACAGACCACCGGCCATGGTGGGGGACCTGGGGGAGGGGGAGTAAGACAGAGTGAGTCGGCACTGTCGTTACATCAGTATCCTTTAAGGTACTAGCAGCGCAACCACTAATATGTGAGAAAACAATGCCTCTGTCTTCTAGTCAGGCTATGACCAGAGAGAATTACTGATTGAGAATGTTTTTTTCCAATGGAGCCATCCGTTTGACAGATCGCCAGAGATGATTGTCCGTCAAAACAAATAACACAACTCCGGCCTTTGTGCGTATCCAACTCTTCAGAAAATAATTGGACTTGAATTTGACGATGACGGACCATGATGAATGCGTATCTGATTTAATACGTTTTCATGAATCTCTGTGTGACCGTAGGCTTATGTTCTTATGGAAAGCCCAGAACGCAAGCATTTGAGCGAAACGGAAAGAGATTGTATTTTTCTTTACACTAAGGGGTGTCCGAGAAGCCCTTAAGGCTAAAACCGGCCTACGCCATAGTAATGGATTGAAAGCACTCAGGCTCTTCAAAACGTGGATGGAACCAGGCGTCCTTCTATGGCCACTAATTAGCTTTCACATGACTCCATACGTAAGGGGATGGGAACACAACGCTATGGGCTTTATTGATATCAGGTTCATGCaggctgaaataaaaaaaatggggggggggagtCTGAGCTATTCCCAATCGATTTGAGCATTAACCCTTTATACTCAatggaattggcctatatggatacaTGTAAAAATGTGTCTTAGAGCAGAAATATGAAAACATATGCATAACACTGGTAGCAATTTAAAGGGAAATTTGGAAATTATTAGACCGAAATGGAGACAACAGTGACCTGACAGACTGAATCCAAACAGCACactgattttatgtgcattttacatttactgtactttgacACATTTGTTGAATAtattctggatacattcagtaacaagAATATTCttggaaaatgtggggtaggtgcaacataagacaaagaAATGACAAGgggttgagtgagaggactaactggtgtctccaagtggccacacctctccaaagtgtgcacagttcctaagtcatttcaatgcacttttatgattTAAGAGTTTAACTATAAGGTGTTgtttttgagctctcctagctgtgctgttgaggaactagagcaagcatacttgtagttgttttgaacacaaccctgcctcctcaccagCACACAATTCATGTTGTTTAAGCAATCCAAAGGGTccattataaatcacaatctggTCAGGTGAGCATCATTTGAAAtcctgttctattgccaacatgactagctaagttataaaatacaatAGTACAGTTATGCTTTCATAATACAATTTAGGGAAACAGATCATAGTTTTGGTGAGTGCATTCAGGTGCATACTGGTTCCTCTGCATCTATAAAGCGTCAAACCTAGCTTGGAGTTTGCACTTTCAGGACTATTCCAGTCCACAGCTCAACTTAGAGAGCATGGACATATGTGATTGAAAGCAGGTTGATAGGTTCTAAATTCTAGCTGCCTATTAAGCCAGAGGTTGACCCCTCTCTGAGGGCACTTAGGACATTACATGCTGTCTAAGTGACATTCCTGGGGATAAGGCCGATGGCTGTAATTCAACTATAGGCATTTTAAAGCGATAGAGATGTCTAATCCATGGTTCACTCAGGCCCTGCAAGTTGCCtatgttttgaccagggcccaggcaCTCCgaggcagctggagagagaacagataCGGATGAGCATATAACGACTGTCTCGTCTTTGGAATGGGGCAGATTGGAACCTCTCAGAGGAACGTGTGTCTCCCTATTAAACCATTAAATATTGAAGTCGTTGACCTTATCCTTGCGTTCAGCATTTTCCACACCTTGAGCAAATCTATTATTCCCGATAAGGTCTGGTTGGTTTCCCGCCAGGGGGTTACCTGATGGCGCCCAGTGCTCCTTCGGGGCCGTTGAGCTCTGAGGCGGGCACAGGGTCCCACTTGAAGTGCAGCCCCCAGTTGAAGCCCCCCCGGACGATGGGGGAGGGGCTGTAGGCCAGCGTGTCGGCGCTAATTATGTCGATGACGGGACACACCACCGACTTGCGGTCCCGCTGGATGGGTGTCAGCAGGGGCCGCAGCCACGCCTCGTTTACCTCGCAGTGGCTGTCGAGGAACACCAGCACCTCCCCTTCAGAAAGAAAACACCAAATCAGGAGAGAGAAGAATGGGGAGAGGGGTGGCATGGCCAGGGTGGATGTTTCCCGAGAGGCAAGATATCTTCAGTGGTTCGAGGTACACATCTACAGGGATTTGACATTTGCGCGTACACACActattcacacagacacacactattcacacagacacatacacagttcagacacacacacacactgctcacaccgTTTgcgcagacccacacacacactgtttgcgcagacccacacacacactgtttgcgcagacccacacacacacactgtttgcgcagacccacacacacacactgtttgcgcagacccacacacacacactgtttgcgcagacccacacacacacactgtttgcgcagacccacacacacactgtttgcgcagacccacacccacactgttTGCGCAGACCCACACTGTTTGCGCAGACCCACACTGTTTGCGCAGACGCACACTGTTTGCGCAGACGCACACTGTTCGCGCAGACGCACTGTTCgcgcagacgcacacacacactgttcgcgcagacacacacacacagttcgcgcagacacacacacacacactgttcgcgcagacccacacacacacacacacactgttcgcgcagacacacacacactgttcgatTCCTCTGTAGCCTCTTCCTCTCATCCTACTGCAGCTGATCATAATACAACACTATTACTTCCGTGTGGAACTTGACAGACAACATACAGTAAACAGTTATTTTACCTGCATCCCTGCCTCATGTTACATTAGTGAAGAGTTATGGTCTCGGGAGGGCTCACCTGTGGCATGAGAGGCCCCTATCATCCTCCCTCGGATCAGTCCTTCTCTCTTCTCGTTGCGGACCACCTTGACCTTGCCCTGGAGGTTGAGCTGGACATAGATGTCCAGGTCTCCCTTCAGGTCAGCTGTGGTGGAGGGAAAGGACAGAAGCTTTCAGATGGAGCTCAGTTGAGATTAATTTACAAGTAGATCCTATTGAGATCCAAGATTTCTGACTTTATTTACACACAGGCATTCGATAACGTCAACACAATACAGTAGCCTGCGTTTGTTCACCAACTAGGTAATTGAAGCATGCACACTGTAGACAGATGCACACAGTCCATGACAGCATCCAATCATTTACTGGGCCTTGTTATAGTCTACCTGGCTCAGGCGAGCCTGAACAAAACCCAAGAGTTCACGTCCTAAATAGACAACTGAAAAGAGCAGCTTGCCTAGTTCACTGCTGTCATCCACCAGTATAATCTCATGCAACAGGTAGGCAGGCGTGCGATCTAGAACGCTGTGCACGGTGCGCAGGAGGGCGGAGAACGCCTCGTTGAAGAAGCAGATCACTACGCTGGCCGTGGGGAGGGACAGAGGATAGATCCCATCTCGgcacctgagagacagagagggggtggggCCACCAGCACATATTAGCCAACCCCTGGGTGTCACAACAGGGACCATAGACATTGCATGTGTCCCATTATGGGCAGCACCATCGAGGCCaactccattttgaagtagtacattttcttctactactacttctaggagttggtaaacaaactgaaagggtgcacacAGCCACCGAGAGTGTGTTGTTTGATCAGTTATAAAACCAAGGTTGGCGATTTTAttgccacctgcagttatggaatgtttcctCACTAGCATAATTAATTGGCTGATCCCTTCTggtgacctggatggaattaaGTGATCCTTCCTTTTACCCATAGGAAGTTCCACCATGTTGACTACTTCAAAAATTTTGAAAattcaatggcgctgcccatgctaaaactgtCTTTTGGGCACTAGAGTCCTATCTAGGTATTTGACAGGGACAAACATAACTAGGATCAGTATTCATGCATGCATAAAACATAAAACACTCATGCGGTTTCACTGTGCAGCTTGTAGTGAAACATTTGGATCATGACGGTCACACCTACAGAGCTTTCCTCAACCTTGTGAAAGCCTTGCCCCTTGGAAACGTTAACAGTTTTTACCCTTTGCTTCTGTAACATATTATGCCTTAACTACTCACCCTCTGCCATATCCTAACATGTCTGCTGAGTAAGCAGGATTTACAAACTCTCCTAAAACCACCCGATTGTACCAATGATTGTCAAGACTGACCAAGCCAATTCATTTTTGCATTTACAAGCAACTCATCTTAACACATAACATGTGGGAATACTCCAAGCTGCAGGTCTACTTGTTAGCCTCGGACCAGTGCTAAACCAGATCATCTCTAGACAGATCCCCTGTATTTGGATTTCGTAGGGGCAACAGGGCAGGCACAGAGAGATTGACATGATTTCCCATTTAACCTTTGGCTACCGTTGCCCTTCATGATGGCTTGCAAAGTGCTGCGTCGGTGTCACTCTCACGGAGTCAATAAACCCAAATATATGCCACACACTCAAACGCTGTCGCTCTCTCACTCACCTGTCGTCCCTAGTGTCGGGGAGGTCTCGGTGGAAGCCCAGTCGATTGCTGATGAGTACGTTGAAAGCGTGCTTGTGATAGCCCATGTCTCGAACCTCCTGGTCTTGCTCATTAAAAATCATACCTGAAGAGGAAAAGACAGGATGGAGAGAAGAAAAAAAGGATGCAAATAGATGGAATGGTTCAGAATAGTACGGGCGCTTGTGTCATTATGAGGATTTTATTGATGCATCCACTACTGGGGGTGGTTAGGCTGGTCCACATTGCCATGGTAACACAAGCAGCCTTCATCCTGAGTGTGTGG containing:
- the LOC139531725 gene encoding polypeptide N-acetylgalactosaminyltransferase 11-like, with the translated sequence MGSVTLRYFCYGCLFTSVTWSVLLFLYFSLSQDGGRPSFRNVPIQGPQAKRFQSRFTRSPGGGQEQGIKAVPAARGNKKADLSPEMGMIFNEQDQEVRDMGYHKHAFNVLISNRLGFHRDLPDTRDDRCRDGIYPLSLPTASVVICFFNEAFSALLRTVHSVLDRTPAYLLHEIILVDDSSELADLKGDLDIYVQLNLQGKVKVVRNEKREGLIRGRMIGASHATGEVLVFLDSHCEVNEAWLRPLLTPIQRDRKSVVCPVIDIISADTLAYSPSPIVRGGFNWGLHFKWDPVPASELNGPEGALGAIRSPTMAGGLFAMDRKYFNELGQYDSGMDIWGGENLEISFRIWMCGGQLLIIPCSRVGHIFRKRRPYGSPGGQDTMAHNSLRLAHVWMDEYKEQYFNLRPELRERAYGDISERQAVRQRLQCHSFKWYLDTIYPEMQVASTHNKPQQPVFVNKGLRRPKVLERGRLRNLQADKCLVAQGRPSQKGGAVVLRACDTHNLEQEWAYDEEHELILTGLLCLDMSEIRSSDPPRLMKCHGSGGSQQWTLGKSNRLYQVSVGQCLAVVDTISPKGYVAMAICDGSQSQQWQLEG